The Toxorhynchites rutilus septentrionalis strain SRP chromosome 3, ASM2978413v1, whole genome shotgun sequence genome includes a region encoding these proteins:
- the LOC129774919 gene encoding RNA-binding protein 7: protein MSEEDDRTLWCGNLSDKANEELLYELFLQAGPIEMVKIPRDNDKRPRSYAFITYAHAASVEYAIDIFEGTKLFQRPLTLHKKSKNNSNSSASPKGNFNNNNQQQNRGQQRHSNDKGQFNISPNMMNQMMTNVKEMVDQFNRQAHSGSGPMQQNPLLANKSFRNDRQHHQQNPYSRGEREDNDQAFSRNRNSREWGPNGRNRGSGGGGNQRRSDYRGRRSFENH from the exons ATGAGCGAGGAAGACGATCGGACACTGTGGTGTGGCAACTTATCCGACAAAGCCAACGAAGAGCTGTTGTACGAATTGTTTCTTCAG GCTGGTCCAATCGAAATGGTCAAGATTCCCCGTGATAACGACAAGAGACCCAGGTCCTATGCGTTTATAACTTATGCTCACGCAGCGTCCGTGGAGTATGCGATTGATATTTTTGAGGGCACGAAATTGTTCCAGCGGCCGCTTACACTGCATAAGAAAAGTAAAAACAATTCGAATTCCTCCGCGTCGCCGAAAGGGAAtttcaacaacaacaatcaGCAGCAAAATCGTGGCCAGCAGCGGCACTCCAACGATAAAGGACAATTCAACATCAGTCCGAACATGATGAATCAAATGATGACGAATGTTAAAGAAATGGTTGATCAGTTTAACCGGCAAGCGCATTCCGGCTCGGGACCAATGCAGCAAAATCCCCTGCTAGCCAACAAATCCTTTCGTAATGATAGGCAACATCATCAGCAGAATCCGTACTCGAGGGGGGAGCGAGAAGACAATGATCAAGCGTTCTCCAGAAACAGGAACTCCCGGGAATGGGGCCCAAATGGTCGCAATAGAGGATCAGGTGGAGGCGGCAATCAGAGAAGAAGCGATTATCGCGGCAGGAGGTCATTCGAAAATCATTGA
- the LOC129774917 gene encoding uncharacterized protein LOC129774917 yields MLNTKTLYDKGVVLNRKMLTQSQFSQIKFSAILNNFTMFYNVAKAISFVDYATVQLTTDGVKIIVEDAKSIQATAYITKGCFSEYKIAQSKRKLGANGDTEEDEPSTSLGLNLKVFTDCLSMFIGGDYDSTLKMLHKGEGAPLMAILEQHGQENLITECSVKTMEPQDIMEFDLEDEQICTKVSVKGPELFALLSEVDRNCEEIEILLSPDDPHIQISTYGELHSESNIEITSSSDMLISFHSTTKTSNRYAFAHFKLIMKTLTYASKIALRTNKDGLLGLQVMIENSDDSNIFVEYFIMPLCDGDNTAQSDMQITV; encoded by the exons ATGCTGAACACCAAAACGTTGTACGATAAGGGTGTCGTCCTTAATCGCAAAATGTTGACCCAATCACAGTTCTCACAAATCAAATTTTCCGCCATTCTCAACAACTTTACCATGTTCTACAATGTCGCGAAAGCTATCAGTTTTGTCGAT TATGCAACAGTTCAATTGACCACTGATGGCGTTAAAATTATTGTCGAGGATGCGAAAAGCATCCAAGCTACCGCCTATATCACGAAAGGCTGCTTCTCGGAATATAAAATAGCACAATCTAAGCGCAAGCTGGGCGCCAACGGTGACACCGAAGAGGACGAACCATCCACATCACTCGGATTGAATTTGAAGGTGTTCACCGATTGTTTGAGTATGTTTATTGGAGGCGATTATGACTCTACTTTGAAGATGCTGCATAAAGGAGAAGGGGCTCCGCTGATGGCCATTCTAGAGCAGCACGGGCAAGAAAATTTAATAACGGAATGCTCGGTAAAGACAATGGAACCACAGGACATAATGGAATTCGATTTGGAGGATGAACAAATATGTACCAAAGTCAGCGTCAAAGGTCCGGAACTTTTTGCTCTCCTCAGCGAGGTGGATAGAAATTGTGAGGAAATTGAAATACTGCTATCACCAGACGATCCacacattcaaatttcaacgtaTGGCGAGCTTCATTCCGAGTCAAATATCGAAATTACAAGCAGCAGCGATATGCTAATATCATTTCATAGCACAACTAAAACGAGTAACCGATATGCGTTTGCTCATTTCAAGTTGATCATGAAAACGCTTACCTATGCCTCGAAAATAGCTCTTCGCACCAACAAGGACGGACTGCTGGGATTGCAGGTAATGATAGAGAATTCCGATGATTCCAACATATTCGTGGAGTATTTTATCATGCCGCTGTGCGACGGAGACAACACAGCGCAATCAGATATGCAAATAACGGTTTGA